In Thioclava sp. GXIMD2076, one DNA window encodes the following:
- a CDS encoding ATP-binding cassette domain-containing protein, which translates to MLALDNITLHQDDWSLCADLTIGEGQHTALIGPSGAGKSTLLAAIAGLFPLGSGRILWQGQDLAAQPTGKRPLSILFQDQNLFPHLTIAQNLGLGISPRLNLSAADRARIETVLEATGLAGLGPRRPAELSGGQQSRAALARALLRNRPLLLLDEAFSALGPALKSEMLALTRTLAAEHRFTLLMVTHDPEDAKAICPQTILVADGRAEAPQDTGTLLADPPAALRAYLGG; encoded by the coding sequence ATGCTGGCCCTCGATAACATCACCCTGCATCAGGACGACTGGAGCCTGTGCGCCGACCTCACCATCGGGGAAGGCCAGCATACCGCGCTGATCGGCCCCTCGGGGGCAGGCAAATCCACCCTGCTGGCCGCCATCGCGGGGCTATTCCCGCTCGGAAGCGGGCGTATCCTCTGGCAGGGGCAGGATCTGGCCGCCCAGCCCACGGGCAAACGCCCGCTCTCGATCCTCTTTCAGGACCAGAACCTCTTTCCCCATCTCACCATCGCGCAAAATCTCGGTCTCGGCATCTCCCCGCGGCTGAACCTCTCGGCCGCAGACCGGGCGCGGATCGAGACCGTGCTCGAGGCCACGGGGCTTGCGGGGCTCGGTCCGCGCAGGCCCGCCGAGCTGTCAGGCGGCCAGCAGAGCCGCGCAGCACTGGCCCGTGCACTCTTGCGCAACCGCCCGCTCCTGCTGCTCGACGAGGCCTTCTCGGCCTTGGGTCCTGCCCTGAAATCCGAAATGCTGGCCCTGACCCGCACCCTTGCGGCAGAGCACCGCTTCACCCTTCTTATGGTTACCCATGACCCCGAGGATGCCAAAGCGATCTGCCCGCAGACCATCCTTGTGGCCGATGGCCGCGCCGAAGCCCCGCAAGACACAGGCACCCTGCTGGCCGACCCTCCTGCCGCCTTGCGCGCCTATCTGGGCGGCTGA
- a CDS encoding thiamine/thiamine pyrophosphate ABC transporter permease ThiP: MARRLPLIALGAALVPVLLVLGPILATALHGGGLTALRGSDLQALWFTLWQAALSALISCALAVPLARALARRRFVGRTVLITALGAPFILPVIAAILGLLAVFGRSGLLNQALGGIGLPTLTIYGPHGVILAHVFFNLPLATRMVLQGWQSIPAERLRLAATLDFDGAAMWRHLERPMLRATLPGAFVAIFLVCLGSFAVALTLGGGPSATTVELAIYQAFRFDYDTGRAASLALVQVALCLMAVGIGAKLSAPAAFGAGLDRPALFAPSTRLAQWADAAIIAASALFLLLPIALILWRGLPALATMPPMVWQAALTSLTIALGSTALTLTLAMTLALHAPRHRWTEGAAMLPLAASGLVLGTGLFLMIQPFAAPTSLLIPVTLVVNATLSLPFVTRLLLPEIHALQADYDRLATSLDMGGMAKMRFLTLPRLARPLGFSAGLACAFSMGDLGVITLFSDGQTRTLPLAIFQLMGSYRLDQAAAAATLLLTLTFGLFALFDRIGHHAGPR, encoded by the coding sequence ATGGCTCGCCGCCTTCCGCTGATCGCCCTCGGAGCGGCTCTGGTGCCAGTGCTTCTGGTGCTCGGGCCAATCCTTGCGACCGCCCTCCATGGGGGCGGTCTCACTGCTTTGCGCGGATCGGACCTGCAGGCGCTCTGGTTCACCCTCTGGCAGGCGGCGCTCTCGGCGCTGATCTCCTGTGCGCTGGCCGTGCCGCTGGCGCGGGCGCTGGCGCGACGGCGGTTTGTCGGGCGCACTGTGCTGATCACCGCGCTCGGCGCGCCCTTCATCCTGCCGGTGATCGCGGCCATTCTGGGGCTGCTGGCGGTCTTCGGCCGCAGCGGGCTCCTCAATCAGGCGCTCGGAGGGATTGGCCTGCCCACGCTCACCATCTATGGCCCGCATGGGGTCATTCTGGCCCATGTGTTCTTCAACCTGCCGCTTGCGACCCGCATGGTGCTGCAGGGCTGGCAATCGATCCCCGCCGAGCGCCTGCGCCTTGCCGCCACGCTCGATTTCGACGGGGCCGCGATGTGGCGCCATCTCGAACGCCCGATGCTGCGCGCCACCCTGCCCGGCGCGTTCGTGGCGATCTTCCTCGTCTGTCTGGGCAGTTTCGCGGTGGCACTGACTTTGGGCGGTGGCCCCTCGGCCACGACGGTCGAACTGGCCATCTATCAGGCTTTCCGTTTCGACTATGACACAGGCCGCGCCGCCAGCCTCGCGCTGGTGCAGGTGGCCCTGTGCCTGATGGCCGTGGGCATAGGGGCAAAGCTCTCGGCCCCCGCGGCCTTCGGCGCAGGGCTCGACCGGCCCGCCCTCTTCGCCCCCTCGACCCGGCTGGCGCAATGGGCCGATGCGGCCATCATCGCGGCCTCGGCCCTGTTCCTTCTCCTGCCCATCGCGCTGATCCTCTGGCGCGGGCTGCCCGCGCTGGCCACGATGCCGCCCATGGTCTGGCAGGCCGCGCTGACCTCGCTCACCATCGCGCTGGGGTCCACGGCACTGACGCTGACGCTCGCAATGACGCTCGCCCTTCACGCACCACGCCACCGCTGGACGGAAGGTGCTGCCATGCTGCCGCTTGCGGCCTCCGGACTGGTGCTGGGCACGGGGCTGTTCCTGATGATCCAGCCCTTTGCCGCCCCCACGAGCCTCCTGATCCCCGTCACTCTGGTGGTCAACGCCACCCTGTCGCTGCCTTTTGTCACACGCCTCCTCCTGCCCGAGATCCACGCGCTTCAGGCCGATTACGACCGCCTCGCCACCTCGCTCGACATGGGCGGCATGGCCAAGATGCGGTTCCTTACCCTGCCGCGCCTCGCCCGCCCTCTGGGCTTCTCGGCAGGGCTTGCCTGCGCCTTCTCGATGGGGGATCTCGGTGTGATCACGCTGTTTTCCGATGGCCAGACCCGCACCCTGCCACTCGCCATCTTCCAGCTGATGGGCAGCTACCGCCTCGATCAGGCCGCCGCCGCCGCGACCCTGCTTCTCACGCTCACCTTCGGGCTTTTCGCCCTTTTCGACCGGATCGGACATCATGCTGGCCCTCGATAA
- the thiB gene encoding thiamine ABC transporter substrate binding subunit: MRRSLIGLAFLAGMATTAQAEDTPVLTVYAPDYFTSEWGPGPQIEKGFEAQCGCDLQFVAGDVLSRIMLEGKNTKADVVIGLNTDQTARARKTGLFAPSNEDNSRLTLPIKWTDDTFVPFNWSETAFIYDKTKLKNPPKSFDDLLNAPDDLKIAIQDPRSSVSGLALLLWVKAVYGDKAPEAWAKLKPKVLTVTPGWSESYGLFTDGEVDMVLSYTTSPAYHIIAENDDTKAAAIFPEGHYFMAELVAQLKSSKHPELAQDFMDYVLSDDFQGMIATANWSYPAIIKDGFLPEQFADLPRPAKTIFYSEDEAEALRQPALDEWLAAFR, encoded by the coding sequence ATGAGAAGATCCCTTATTGGCTTGGCCTTTCTGGCAGGCATGGCAACCACCGCACAGGCCGAGGACACACCCGTCCTGACCGTCTATGCGCCCGATTATTTCACCTCGGAATGGGGCCCCGGCCCGCAGATCGAAAAAGGCTTCGAGGCGCAATGCGGCTGCGATCTGCAATTCGTGGCGGGCGATGTGCTCTCGCGCATCATGCTGGAGGGCAAGAACACCAAGGCGGATGTGGTGATCGGGCTCAATACCGACCAGACCGCCCGCGCCCGCAAGACCGGCCTCTTTGCGCCCTCGAACGAGGATAATTCGCGCCTGACCCTGCCGATCAAATGGACCGATGATACCTTCGTCCCCTTCAACTGGTCGGAAACCGCCTTCATCTACGACAAGACCAAGCTGAAGAACCCGCCGAAATCATTCGATGATCTGCTCAACGCCCCCGATGATCTGAAGATCGCCATTCAGGACCCGCGCTCCTCCGTGTCGGGGCTCGCGCTGCTGCTATGGGTGAAGGCCGTCTATGGCGATAAGGCACCCGAGGCTTGGGCCAAGCTGAAGCCCAAGGTGCTGACCGTGACGCCCGGCTGGTCGGAGAGCTATGGTCTCTTTACCGATGGCGAGGTGGATATGGTGCTGAGCTACACCACCTCCCCCGCCTATCACATCATCGCCGAGAACGATGATACCAAGGCCGCCGCCATCTTCCCCGAGGGCCATTATTTCATGGCCGAGCTGGTGGCCCAGCTGAAAAGCTCGAAACATCCCGAACTGGCGCAGGATTTCATGGATTATGTGCTCTCGGATGATTTCCAGGGAATGATCGCCACCGCGAACTGGTCCTATCCCGCCATCATCAAGGACGGCTTCCTGCCCGAGCAATTCGCGGACCTGCCCCGCCCTGCAAAGACCATCTTCTACAGCGAAGACGAGGCCGAGGCCCTGCGCCAGCCCGCGCTTGACGAATGGCTCGCCGCCTTCCGCTGA
- a CDS encoding dicarboxylate/amino acid:cation symporter has protein sequence MASKRMSLTTQIMTAMGAGIVLGVIFNQIGSDFISTYITGGLLAMIGKMFVNALKMLVVPLVFFSLICGVTGIGDIRVLGRVGGKSFGLYIMTTAIAIAIAILIAKLVGPGTGFTMEGVDTSGVTAKEAPSVWDVFAGIVPTNPVQAFASGEMLQIIFYTIILGVAVLMLGEKSKAFVAGCEYMNEVMMKIVSIVMAFAPIGVFCLITKTFAEQGIDLFLPVLTYVLTLTGALFLHLFVTLMIILKVFSGLNPITFMKKIRPAQIFAFSTASSNATIPVTLRCVTERMGAKNSVASFCIPFGATINMDGTAIMQGVATVFLANVYGIDLGLGGYLTVIAMAVLASIGTAGVPGVGLVMLTMVLGQVGLPIEGIALILGVDRLMDMIRTAVNITGDAVVTTIVAKTEGQLDMATYENPLAGTADDDLGIDPAAEAELAEYARPH, from the coding sequence ATGGCCAGCAAACGCATGTCGCTGACGACACAGATTATGACCGCTATGGGAGCGGGCATCGTATTGGGTGTGATTTTCAACCAGATCGGCTCGGATTTTATCTCGACCTATATTACCGGCGGCCTTCTGGCGATGATCGGCAAGATGTTCGTCAATGCGCTGAAGATGCTTGTCGTGCCTCTGGTGTTCTTCTCGCTGATCTGCGGGGTCACGGGGATCGGCGATATCCGCGTGCTGGGCCGCGTGGGGGGCAAGAGTTTCGGGCTCTATATCATGACCACCGCCATCGCGATCGCCATCGCGATCCTCATCGCCAAACTCGTGGGACCGGGCACCGGGTTCACCATGGAGGGCGTGGACACGTCGGGCGTCACCGCCAAGGAAGCCCCCTCGGTCTGGGATGTATTCGCAGGGATCGTGCCGACCAATCCGGTGCAGGCCTTCGCCAGCGGCGAGATGCTGCAGATCATCTTCTATACGATCATCCTTGGCGTGGCCGTCCTCATGCTGGGCGAGAAATCCAAGGCCTTCGTCGCGGGTTGTGAATATATGAACGAGGTGATGATGAAGATCGTCTCCATCGTCATGGCCTTCGCCCCCATCGGCGTCTTCTGCCTGATCACCAAAACCTTCGCCGAACAGGGGATCGACCTGTTCCTGCCGGTGCTGACCTATGTGTTGACCCTGACGGGGGCGCTGTTCCTGCATCTGTTTGTCACGCTGATGATCATCCTCAAGGTCTTCTCGGGGCTTAATCCCATCACCTTCATGAAGAAGATCCGCCCCGCGCAGATCTTCGCCTTCTCGACCGCCTCCTCCAATGCCACCATCCCCGTGACGCTGCGCTGCGTGACGGAACGCATGGGCGCCAAGAACTCGGTCGCCTCCTTCTGCATCCCCTTCGGCGCCACCATCAACATGGACGGCACCGCAATCATGCAGGGGGTGGCCACGGTGTTCCTTGCCAATGTCTATGGTATCGATCTGGGGCTCGGCGGCTATCTGACGGTGATCGCCATGGCCGTTCTGGCCTCCATCGGCACCGCCGGTGTGCCGGGTGTGGGTCTGGTGATGCTGACCATGGTGCTGGGTCAGGTCGGCCTGCCGATCGAGGGCATCGCGCTGATCTTGGGCGTCGACCGCCTGATGGATATGATCCGCACTGCGGTGAACATCACAGGTGATGCTGTGGTCACCACAATCGTGGCCAAGACCGAGGGGCAGCTGGATATGGCGACATACGAGAACCCGCTTGCCGGCACCGCCGATGACGATCTGGGCATCGACCCCGCCGCCGAGGCAGAGCTGGCCGAATACGCCCGCCCGCACTGA
- the aroC gene encoding chorismate synthase, translating to MSYNTFGHLFRVTTWGESHGPALGATVDGCPPGIEISEEFIQVFLDRRRPGQSKETTQRKEADAVRILSGVFEGKTTGTPIQLMIENTDQRSKDYGEIARQFRPGHADLAYFQKYGIRDYRGGGRSSARETAARVAAGGVAQAVLRQLVPELKITGYMVQMGVKHINRARFDESQILKNPFFIPDADVVDEWADYLQAIRKQHSSVGAKIEVTATGVPAGLGAPIYAKMDTDLAAAMMSINAVKGVEIGEGMDAANLTGIENADEIVMGENGPEYLTNHAGGILGGITTGQPVIVRFSVKPTSSILTPRQSINLDGEAVEVVTKGRHDPCVGIRAVPVAEAMAACVILDHLLMDRGQTGGLRGRIGR from the coding sequence ATGTCGTATAATACTTTCGGACATCTGTTCCGCGTCACCACTTGGGGCGAGAGCCACGGTCCCGCGCTCGGGGCCACCGTCGATGGCTGCCCCCCGGGCATCGAGATTTCGGAAGAGTTCATTCAGGTCTTTCTCGACCGTCGCCGTCCGGGGCAGTCGAAAGAGACCACCCAGCGCAAGGAAGCCGATGCCGTGCGCATCCTTTCGGGCGTTTTCGAGGGGAAAACCACCGGCACACCGATCCAGCTGATGATCGAGAATACCGACCAGCGCTCCAAAGACTATGGCGAGATCGCGCGCCAGTTCCGTCCCGGTCACGCCGATCTGGCCTATTTCCAGAAATACGGCATCCGTGATTACCGCGGCGGCGGACGTTCTTCGGCGCGCGAGACGGCGGCACGGGTCGCGGCAGGCGGTGTGGCGCAGGCCGTGCTGCGCCAGCTGGTGCCCGAGCTGAAGATCACGGGATACATGGTGCAGATGGGGGTGAAGCACATCAACCGCGCCCGTTTCGACGAGAGCCAGATCCTGAAGAATCCCTTCTTCATCCCCGATGCGGATGTGGTCGATGAATGGGCGGATTACCTGCAGGCGATCCGCAAGCAGCATTCCTCGGTCGGTGCCAAGATCGAGGTTACGGCCACGGGCGTGCCTGCAGGGCTCGGCGCGCCGATCTATGCCAAGATGGATACCGATCTGGCAGCGGCGATGATGTCGATCAACGCCGTGAAGGGCGTCGAGATCGGCGAGGGCATGGACGCGGCCAATCTGACCGGTATCGAGAATGCCGACGAGATCGTGATGGGCGAGAACGGGCCGGAATATCTGACCAACCATGCGGGCGGCATCCTTGGCGGGATCACCACCGGACAGCCGGTTATCGTGCGCTTCTCGGTCAAGCCGACCTCGTCGATCCTGACACCGCGCCAGTCTATCAACCTTGATGGCGAGGCCGTGGAAGTGGTGACCAAAGGCCGCCATGACCCCTGCGTGGGCATCCGCGCGGTGCCGGTGGCCGAGGCGATGGCCGCGTGCGTCATTCTCGACCATCTGCTGATGGATCGCGGTCAGACCGGTGGCCTGCGCGGTCGGATCGGCCGCTAG
- a CDS encoding TetR/AcrR family transcriptional regulator → MSNSCKAPAKDACIRRGRKFDQVLEGARKVFLRDGFEGASVDDIAREAGVSKATLYSYVSDKRLLFLVFAQQECAMQAQASMSPVEAMDAPIRDVLTSAAEELTAYMFSDFGRDIFRVCVAEADRFPEVGRRFYETGHVVVCEKLAGLMRRGVERGELAIEDFDFAAEQFLELCKANLHAKIVFGCPEAISEAGRQRTIKEAVEMFLARYGTACRCRET, encoded by the coding sequence ATGTCGAATTCCTGTAAAGCGCCAGCTAAGGACGCATGTATCCGCCGCGGACGCAAGTTCGATCAGGTGCTGGAAGGCGCGCGCAAGGTGTTCCTGCGCGACGGGTTCGAGGGGGCTTCGGTCGATGACATCGCGCGCGAGGCGGGCGTCTCCAAGGCGACGCTTTATAGTTACGTGTCGGACAAACGGCTGCTCTTTCTTGTGTTTGCCCAGCAGGAATGCGCGATGCAGGCACAAGCCTCCATGTCTCCTGTAGAGGCGATGGATGCGCCGATCCGCGATGTCCTGACCAGTGCAGCGGAGGAGTTGACCGCCTATATGTTTTCCGATTTCGGCCGCGATATCTTCCGCGTCTGCGTTGCCGAGGCGGACCGTTTCCCCGAGGTCGGGCGGCGGTTTTATGAAACCGGTCATGTCGTCGTGTGCGAAAAGCTGGCGGGGCTGATGCGCCGCGGGGTCGAGCGGGGCGAGCTGGCGATAGAGGATTTCGACTTTGCAGCAGAGCAGTTTCTGGAACTGTGCAAAGCCAATCTCCATGCCAAGATCGTATTCGGCTGCCCCGAGGCGATCTCGGAAGCAGGCCGGCAGCGCACGATCAAAGAGGCGGTCGAGATGTTTCTCGCCCGCTACGGCACCGCTTGCCGGTGCCGCGAGACGTAA
- a CDS encoding NYN domain-containing protein, whose translation MPENQRTARLCVLIDADNMPATHAEAIFEEISGLGEASVRRIYGDWSAQRLGGWAKKANTLGLVADQQFANTKGKNASDIALVIAAMDFLHSGRFDGFVLVSSDSDFTRLAQRIREQGLDVFGIGEKKTPEAFRNACKRFIYVENLGETTPEPEQPADPQAEAAPRPARPEKPGAKEAIPLVAAAMKRIGLEEEWYSLGQIGQFIMQANPDFDTRTYGAAKLSDLLRQTGRFEVKKGEGNSLQVRDRA comes from the coding sequence ATGCCCGAGAACCAACGAACCGCCCGCCTGTGTGTCCTGATCGACGCCGATAACATGCCCGCCACCCATGCCGAGGCGATCTTCGAGGAGATCTCGGGGCTGGGTGAGGCCAGCGTCCGCCGTATCTATGGCGACTGGTCCGCCCAGCGTCTGGGCGGCTGGGCCAAGAAGGCCAATACGCTGGGCCTCGTGGCCGACCAGCAATTCGCCAATACCAAGGGCAAGAACGCCTCCGATATCGCGCTGGTGATCGCGGCGATGGATTTCCTGCATTCGGGACGGTTCGATGGCTTTGTGCTGGTCTCGTCCGATAGCGATTTCACCCGCCTTGCACAGCGGATCCGCGAACAGGGGCTCGATGTGTTCGGCATCGGCGAGAAAAAGACGCCCGAAGCCTTCCGCAATGCCTGCAAACGCTTCATCTATGTGGAGAATCTGGGCGAGACCACGCCCGAGCCGGAACAACCCGCAGACCCGCAGGCCGAGGCCGCGCCGCGCCCTGCCCGTCCCGAGAAACCGGGTGCCAAGGAGGCCATTCCGCTGGTGGCTGCCGCCATGAAACGGATCGGGCTGGAAGAGGAGTGGTATTCGCTAGGCCAGATCGGCCAGTTCATCATGCAGGCCAATCCCGATTTCGATACCCGCACCTATGGCGCGGCAAAGCTGTCGGATCTCCTGCGCCAGACGGGGCGCTTCGAGGTGAAAAAGGGCGAGGGCAACAGCCTGCAGGTGCGCGATCGCGCCTGA
- a CDS encoding cytochrome c1 yields MKTLLISAIAALGLGFAAHANEGGHVTDIPFSFEGPFGTYDQQQLRRGFQVYREVCSACHGLKYVALRTLSDKDGLGMDPDWVRAYAAEMTVTDAETGEDRPGKETDHFPANTSAGAPDLSLMAKSRAGFHGPYGTGIAQLVQGMGGPEYIYSLLTGYTGEESETAGNVLYENHIFPTGALQMPPPLMADMIDYEDGTPATVDQMARDVSAFLMWAAEPKLVDRKRWGFVAVLILSLLTILLYLANKRLWAPYKDRFREDDYREHIPEE; encoded by the coding sequence ATGAAAACCCTTCTGATCTCTGCCATTGCCGCTCTCGGGCTGGGCTTTGCGGCCCATGCCAATGAAGGCGGCCATGTCACCGATATCCCCTTCAGCTTCGAGGGCCCTTTCGGCACCTATGACCAGCAACAGCTACGCCGCGGCTTTCAGGTCTATCGCGAGGTCTGCTCGGCCTGTCACGGGCTGAAATATGTGGCGCTGCGGACGCTGTCGGATAAGGACGGGCTGGGCATGGACCCCGATTGGGTCCGCGCTTATGCAGCCGAGATGACGGTCACCGATGCCGAAACGGGCGAAGACCGCCCGGGCAAGGAGACCGACCACTTCCCAGCCAATACATCTGCCGGTGCACCCGATCTGTCGCTGATGGCCAAATCGCGCGCAGGCTTCCACGGGCCTTACGGCACGGGGATCGCGCAGCTGGTGCAAGGTATGGGCGGGCCGGAATATATCTACTCGCTCCTGACAGGCTATACCGGCGAGGAAAGCGAAACCGCGGGCAATGTCCTCTACGAGAACCATATCTTCCCGACCGGTGCGCTACAGATGCCGCCGCCGCTGATGGCGGATATGATCGACTACGAGGATGGCACGCCTGCGACCGTGGACCAGATGGCCCGCGATGTGTCGGCCTTCCTGATGTGGGCGGCAGAACCCAAGCTGGTGGACCGCAAGCGATGGGGTTTTGTGGCGGTGCTGATCCTCTCGCTTCTGACGATCCTGCTCTATCTTGCCAATAAACGGCTCTGGGCGCCTTACAAGGACCGTTTCCGCGAGGATGATTACCGCGAGCATATACCGGAAGAATAA
- the petB gene encoding cytochrome b — MSGIPHDRYTPKTGFGKWMHSRLPVIGLVYDTIMIPTPKNLNWWWIWGIVLAFCLVLQIVTGIVLAMHYTPHVSLAFASVEHIMRDVNGGYFIRYLHANGASLFFFAVYLHIFRGLYYGSYKAPREVTWIIGMIIYLCMMGTAFMGYVLPWGQMSFWGATVITGLFGAIPGIGPSIQEWLLGGPAVDNATLNRFFSLHYLLPFVIAALVALHIWAFHTTGNNNPTGVEVRRTSKEEAQKDTLPFWPYFVMKDLFALALVLLIFFAVVAFMPNYLGHPDNYIEANPLATPAHIVPEWYFLPFYAILRAFTADVWVVILVNKITFGFIDAKFFGVIAMFGSIIVMVLAPWLDTSKTRSGMFRPAFKFWFWLLAIDFVVLTWVGAMPTSGIYPYISLIGATYWFAYFLVILPVLGRIEKTKPLPATIEDDFNAHYGPDAAERGL; from the coding sequence ATGTCCGGCATTCCCCATGATCGCTACACCCCCAAGACGGGGTTCGGCAAATGGATGCATTCGCGCCTTCCGGTGATCGGCCTCGTCTATGACACCATCATGATCCCCACCCCGAAAAACCTGAACTGGTGGTGGATCTGGGGCATCGTTCTGGCCTTCTGTCTGGTCTTGCAGATCGTGACCGGCATCGTGCTGGCCATGCATTATACGCCCCATGTCAGCCTCGCTTTCGCCTCTGTCGAGCACATCATGCGCGATGTGAATGGCGGCTATTTCATCCGCTACCTGCATGCCAATGGCGCCTCGCTCTTCTTCTTTGCGGTCTATCTCCATATCTTCCGCGGCCTTTATTACGGGTCGTATAAAGCACCCCGCGAGGTGACTTGGATCATCGGCATGATCATCTATCTGTGCATGATGGGCACGGCCTTCATGGGCTATGTGCTGCCTTGGGGGCAGATGTCCTTCTGGGGTGCCACGGTGATCACTGGCCTGTTTGGCGCGATCCCCGGCATCGGGCCGTCCATTCAGGAATGGCTTCTGGGCGGACCTGCGGTCGATAACGCCACGCTCAATCGCTTCTTCTCGCTGCATTACCTTCTGCCCTTCGTGATTGCGGCGCTGGTCGCGCTGCATATCTGGGCCTTCCATACCACGGGCAATAACAACCCCACCGGTGTCGAGGTCCGCCGGACCTCCAAGGAAGAGGCGCAGAAAGACACCCTGCCCTTCTGGCCCTATTTCGTGATGAAGGACCTCTTCGCGCTGGCGCTGGTGCTGCTGATCTTCTTCGCCGTCGTGGCCTTCATGCCCAACTATCTGGGCCATCCCGACAACTATATCGAGGCGAACCCGCTGGCCACGCCCGCCCATATCGTGCCCGAATGGTATTTCCTGCCCTTCTACGCGATCCTGCGCGCCTTTACGGCAGATGTCTGGGTGGTGATCCTCGTCAACAAGATCACCTTCGGCTTCATCGATGCCAAATTCTTCGGTGTGATCGCGATGTTCGGCTCGATCATCGTAATGGTGCTGGCACCGTGGCTTGATACCTCGAAGACCCGCTCGGGCATGTTCCGTCCGGCCTTCAAGTTCTGGTTCTGGCTCTTGGCGATCGACTTTGTGGTGCTCACCTGGGTTGGCGCGATGCCTACCAGCGGCATCTACCCCTATATCTCGCTCATCGGTGCCACCTACTGGTTTGCCTATTTCCTCGTGATCCTGCCGGTGCTGGGCCGTATCGAAAAAACGAAGCCCCTGCCCGCCACCATCGAGGATGATTTCAACGCCCATTACGGCCCCGACGCCGCGGAAAGGGGCCTGTAA
- the petA gene encoding ubiquinol-cytochrome c reductase iron-sulfur subunit — protein sequence MSHSDDHKGTRRDFLYFATASTGAVAAGAAAWPLINQMNPSADVQALSSIFVDISGVEQGTQITVKWRGKPVFIRRRTAAEIEAGRAVPMSDLIDTSAENANKPGADADDQNRTLDEAGEWLVMMGVCTHLGCVPIGNASGDFGGWYCPCHGSHYDTAGRIRKGPAPRNLDIPVAKFTDDTTIQLG from the coding sequence GTGTCCCACTCAGACGATCACAAAGGCACCCGTAGGGACTTCCTTTATTTTGCAACCGCAAGCACCGGCGCCGTCGCCGCAGGGGCGGCCGCTTGGCCTCTGATCAACCAGATGAACCCTTCGGCCGATGTTCAGGCGCTCTCGTCGATCTTCGTCGATATCTCGGGCGTCGAGCAGGGCACGCAGATTACCGTGAAATGGCGGGGCAAGCCCGTCTTCATCCGCCGCCGCACCGCCGCCGAGATCGAGGCGGGCCGCGCCGTGCCCATGAGCGATCTGATCGACACCTCCGCCGAGAACGCCAACAAGCCCGGTGCCGATGCCGACGACCAGAACCGCACTCTGGACGAGGCAGGCGAGTGGCTGGTGATGATGGGTGTATGCACCCACTTGGGCTGCGTGCCGATCGGCAATGCCTCGGGCGATTTCGGCGGCTGGTACTGCCCCTGCCACGGCTCGCATTACGACACCGCAGGCCGCATCCGCAAAGGCCCTGCCCCGCGCAATCTCGACATTCCGGTGGCGAAATTCACCGATGATACCACCATTCAACTGGGCTGA
- a CDS encoding response regulator — protein MAYDPAAPHLLIVDDDERIRSLLRKFLMRNGFIVTTARDAAHARRLLEGLEFNLIVLDVMMPGEDGISLTMDLHKTLRTPILLLTARGETRDRIEGLEAGADDYLAKPFEPRELLLRINAILRRVPAETVSGPKFLHLGDLRYDQDRGELWDGEEIVRLTATEMALMKIFAARPGDVVSRTDLIEELARDRPASDEAAGDRAIDVQITRLRRKLERDPKEPRYLQTVRGLGYMLSPD, from the coding sequence ATGGCCTATGATCCCGCAGCGCCCCATCTGCTGATCGTCGATGATGATGAGCGTATCCGCTCGCTCTTGCGCAAATTCCTGATGCGTAACGGTTTTATCGTTACTACCGCCCGCGATGCCGCCCATGCGCGCCGCCTGCTGGAAGGGCTCGAATTCAACCTGATCGTGCTCGATGTCATGATGCCCGGCGAGGACGGGATCAGCCTGACCATGGACCTGCACAAGACGCTGCGCACCCCGATCCTGCTGCTGACCGCGCGTGGCGAGACCCGCGACCGGATCGAGGGGCTCGAGGCGGGGGCCGATGACTATCTGGCCAAGCCGTTCGAGCCGCGCGAGCTGCTGCTCAGAATCAATGCGATCCTGCGCCGTGTGCCCGCCGAGACCGTCTCGGGGCCGAAATTCCTGCATCTGGGCGATCTGCGCTATGATCAGGACCGGGGGGAGTTGTGGGATGGCGAGGAGATCGTCCGTCTGACCGCGACCGAGATGGCCCTGATGAAGATCTTTGCCGCCCGTCCGGGCGATGTAGTCTCGCGCACCGATCTGATCGAGGAACTGGCCCGCGACCGGCCCGCCTCCGACGAGGCAGCGGGCGACCGCGCCATCGATGTCCAGATCACCCGCCTGCGCCGCAAGCTGGAGCGCGACCCCAAGGAGCCGCGCTATCTGCAGACGGTGCGGGGTCTGGGCTATATGCTCAGCCCCGATTGA